A window of the Cicer arietinum cultivar CDC Frontier isolate Library 1 chromosome 6, Cicar.CDCFrontier_v2.0, whole genome shotgun sequence genome harbors these coding sequences:
- the LOC140920764 gene encoding uncharacterized protein yields the protein MFQNMENQISTRFGNVETQMSNIVSLLVPRHVESLPTQKEGQTTPKGKKVHPNKKEGQTTPKGKKVHPNELSSNKIEEDHELTKFARFLEIFKKLHINIPFAEAIAQMPKYTKLLIEIISNKKKLEDFEMGKLNQECSALILKKLPPKLKDPVSFTIPCTIDNSHFEKSLCDWELLVDRSITHPRGIIEDVLIKVDKFIFPADFIVLDMEEDAEVPIILWRPFLATGKTLIDVQQGKLTLRLDLTNTTEEQLLRILKENKEAFGWTIHDIKGINRSICTHMIYMEDDSEPQALPQLRHNPNMQEVVKNEVTKLLDAVDLNDKEKTIFTCPYGTFSYKRKSFGLCNTHATFERCMSAIFSDLIEKCIEIFMDDFTEKLISAPIVVAFDWTISLELMCDASDTIVEVVLGRRKDKIFYTIYYASRTPDAAQKNFTTTEKDLLVIVFAFDKFQHYLVISKVVVYTNHATIKYLLGK from the exons ATGTTTCAGAATATGGAGAATCAAATCTCAACTCGATTTGGCAATGTGGAAACTCAAATGTCTAATATTGTTAGTCTACTAGTACCAAGACATGTGGAATCATTGCCTACTCAAAAGGAAGGACAAACAACTCCAAAAGGGAAAAAGGTACATCCTAATAAAAAGGAAGGACAAACAACTCCAAAAGGGAAAAAGGTACATCCTAATGAGCTTTCTTCTAACAAAATTGAGGAAGACCATGAGTTAACCAAA TTTGCTAGATTCCttgagatttttaaaaaattgcataTCAACATTCCTTTTGCTGAAGCTATTGCTCAAATGCCCAAGTATACtaaacttttaatagaaataatttcTAATAAAAAGAAACTAGAGGACTTCGAGATGGGTAAGCTTAACCAGGAATGCTCTGCTCTAATCTTGAAAAAGTTGCCCCCTAAGCTTAAGGATCCTGTTAGTTTTACTATTCCTTGTACTATTGACAACTCTCATTTTGAAAAATCACTTTGTGATTGGGAGCTA CTTGTTGATAGATCTATTACCCATCCTCGTGGGATAATAGAAGATGTTTTAATAAAAGTGGATAAGTTTATTTTTCCTGCGGATTTTATTGTTTTAGATATGGAGGAAGATGCGGAAGTACCAATTATATTGTGGAGACCCTTCTTAGCCACCGGAAAAACTTTGATCGATGTTCAACAGGGAAAATTAACTTTGAGACTGG ATTTGACAAATACCACGGAGGAGCAATTATTGAGGATTCTGAAGGAAAACAAGGAAGCCTTTGGGTGGACCATTCATGACATTAAGGGAATCAATCGTTCGATTTGCACCCATATGATTTATATGGAAGATGATAGTGAACCTCAAGCATTACCTCAACTTCGCCATAATCCTAACATGCAAGAGGTCGTAAAAAATGAAGTAACAAAGCTTCTTGATGCAG TTGATTTAAATGATAAAGAGAAGACCATTTTTACTTGTCCATATGGTACTTTTTCATATAAAAGGAAGTCATTCGGCTTATGCAATACCCATGCCACTTTTGAAAGATGCATGAGTGCtattttttctgatttgattgaAAAATGCATTGAGATTTTTATGGATGATTTTACG gaaaagTTAATTAGTGCTCCTATTGTTGTTGCCTTTGATTGGACTATTTCTTTGGAGTTGATGTGTGATGCTAGTGACACTATTGTGGAGGTAGTTTTGGGGCGGAGAAAAGATAagatattttatactatttacTATGCTAGTCGTACTCCTGATGCTGCTCAGAAAAATTTTACCACCACTGAAAAAGATTTGTTAGTAATAGTGTTCGCATTTGATAAGTTCCAACATTACCTTGTTATTTCCAAAGTTGTTGTTTATACAAACCATGCAACTATTAAGTACTTGCTTGGTAAATAG
- the LOC105851201 gene encoding uncharacterized protein, producing the protein MEKKIMLQDLEAMMEKKKNIPFNPKVHFTLNVILAQVAPHFYTNDELLQIEELHQRVCQEIKSPLILQNTMKKEIGNNKKNRGCSSNEGSMCSEERRVKPKIMKEKELPQPPKLPIHVMNKITKLNGTKVRYVMCKKLFKTDLNINNNRLSMPLKKIKCDFLT; encoded by the coding sequence atggagaaaaaaattatgttgcAAGATTTAGAAGCTAtgatggaaaagaaaaagaacattCCTTTCAACCCTAAAGTTCATTTCactttaaatgtaattttagcACAAGTTGCTCCACATTTCTATACTAATGATGAGTTATTACAAATTGAAGAATTGCATCAACGTGTTTGTCAAGAAATAAAGTCACCTCTTATTTTACAAAACACTATGAAAAAAGAAATTggtaataataaaaagaatagagGTTGCTCAAGTAATGAAGGTAGCATGTGTTCTGAAGAAAGAAGAGTGAAACCAAAGATCATGAAGGAAAAAGAATTACCACAACCACCAAAATTGCCTATTCATGTCATGAATAAGATCACAAAGTTGAATGGTACTAAAGTAAGATATGTTATGTGCAAGAAGTTGTTTAAAACAGATCTCAATATAAATAACAATCGTCTTTCAATGCcacttaaaaaaatcaaatgtgaTTTTCTCACTTAG